CCATTTTCAGGCGGAATTGGTCGCTATTGCTGGCCATTACTGGCTTAGTGACCAGATCCCTCAGCAATTTTGGAACTGTGCCGTCATGATTGATCTGCAGGGTGAACAATTAAAAATAACCCTGCTCAATGAGTAGCGGGCCAATTGAGCCTGTTGATAAAGGATAATAGCATGGCACGTATTATAGTGATCACCTCTGGCAAGGGAGGGGTTGGTAAAACGACTTCCAGCGCTGCAATCGCCATCGGCTTAGCCCAAAAGGGCAAGAAAACTGTCGTCATCGATTTTGATATTGGATTGCGTAACCTCGATTTGATTATGGGGTGTGAACGCCGGGTGATATACGATTTTGTCAATGTGATCCAAGGTGAAGCGACGCTGAATCAAGCCTTAATTAAAGATAAACGGATCGCCAATCTGTTTGTGCTTCCCGCCTCACAAACCCGTGATAAAAACGCACTAACGCCCGAGGGGGTTCAGCGAGTGCTGAATGATTTGATCGCACGGGATTTTGAGTGCATCCTCTGTGACTCTCCGGCGGGGATTGAAAATGGCGCCTTGATGGCCCTCTACTTTTCTGATGAGGCCATTATTGTCACCAATCCAGAGGTCTCTTCAGTCCGCGATTCTGATCGGATCCTGGGCTTGCTCGCTTCCAAATCACAACGGGCTGAGCAGGGGAAAGCGCCCATCCAAGAGCACCTACTGATCACCCGCTATCACCCCGATCGAGTCCATCGTGGGGAGATGCTCAGCATCGAGGATGTTGAAGAGATTTTACGCATTCCGCTATTAGGGGTTATTCCAGAAAGTCAAGCGGTGCTGCAAGCCTCTAATCAGGGGGAGCCGGTGATCTTAAACCAGCAATCCGACGCCGGCCAGGCCTATCGTGATGCGGTTGACCGGCTACTGGGAGAGAGCCTCCCTTTGCGCTTTATAGGCCATGGCAAAAAAAGTTTGCTGCAACGGCTGTTTGGAGGCTAACGACATGGCACTGCTTGATTTCTTTCTAGCGCGTAAAAAAAACAGCGCCTCGGTCGCTAAAGAGCGACTGCAGATCATTGTGGCCCAACAGCGACGAGCTGGGCAGGAACCACCTTACCTGCCACAACTCAAACGGGATCTTTTGCAAGTCATCTGTCGTTACGTCAACATCGATCCTGATCAGTTGACGCTGCAGCTTGAACAGAAGTCCAAGGATATTTCCGTATTGGAACTGAACATTACCCTACCCGATGAACCCAAAGTGAGCGAGTGATCGCTCTTTAGGGGTGCCGGCAGCGTGCATTAATAAGCAGCCAATAACGCCATCAGCGATGGACCTAACAGCGCGGCACGCCAGCCCTGTAGCAATAGCGGATAACCCCTCTGATCCCGCTGCTCAACGTACCAATGCCAGATTAACAACTGATCAATATGCCGTTTCGAGGCTAACAGTGCTGGGGTGAGCTGGTGCTGCGCTGCAACGGTATTGATCAGCTGTTTAATCGCCGTGACCGCCGCCTTATAGTGACCCTGTAGGATCAAGCAAGGGGGCGGCGTGGGTAAGGAGGCTACCGGCAGCTGCTCTGTTTCCGCCACGAGGGTTAACAGCGTTTGTGCATAACGGTGCAGCACCGGTTGCGGTAACGCTAACTGCCGCAGCGCCTGCAAAGAGTTTGGGAGCGCCTGAGCAATTTGCCATAAATCATGCGCTTGCACCACAAAATTCAGTGCCCTATTACGAGCCACTGCTTCAGAAAAACGCCAGGCTGCTAGCTTTTTAAGACAAGCCAGCGAGCGGGGCGCTAAACCTTGGCTTGGTATCATCTGCTGATAGAGCTGCTGGGGATCAATGGCTAATGTGCGTTGCTGAACTAACCACTGGCACTCCTCTTGAGCCGCCACCAGCCAAGGGCCTTGGGTGAGCTGCTCCAACAACTGCTCGGCTACTGGCAGAAGGTAGTAGACATCGGCGGCAGCATAGTGCAGTTGTTGCTGCTGTAGCGGGCGGGCTAACCAATCAGTTCGCTGCTGCTGCTTATCTAATGACACCTGCAGATGGCTTGCTACCAAGCTACTATAGCTGCTCGATAAGGGTCCCCCGCCAAAGGCCGCCAAAATTTGGGTATCCCACAAGGGGTGGGGTACCACTCCTAAGTAGTGTTGAAAGGTCTCGATATCTTCGCCACTGGCATGCAGCACCTTATCGACCTGTGGATCCTGGAACAGGTCGCGTAATGGCTGCCACGCTTGAATACCTAGCGGATCAATCAGTGAAATCTGTACTCCATCATAGAGCTGAATTAAACCTAATTGCGGGTAAAAAGTGCGATTCCGCACAAATTCACTATCGAGGGCAATGCGCGGGGCCTGACGGGCGTTGTGACAACAACGTGCCAGCTGTTGATCATTCCGGATAATCTCATACTGCATTAACTTTAATTCCTACTGTCTAGGTGAGTAGCCCTGGAGTGATCCCGTGACAGCACGATCCTGCTTCGTTAATGCCACCTGGTCACGGAGGTAGCAAGGACGCACCTGCATCGCTGCTACGGCCTCTCCACGCTGCCAAGCTGCCACCGCTAAGGGCAGTAGATCTTGTGCGTGAGGGTATAATAGCGCCGGTGCTGCCAGCGGCTCAGATCCCTGTTGAGCGTTGATGACTGACCAACCCGTACCAACCCGACTCCAAGCACCTGGATACTCAGCCAAAAAATCGAGCGGTGTGAGGGGCGTGGAGAGTGCCTCCGCAGTGACTGCCTGCCAACCCTCCCCTTGGCGCTGATAACTGCCCCAATAGATCTGTTTTAATCGTGCATCAATGGCTGCCACAACCTGCTCTGATCTGGAGAGCCGGTAAGCCCCCTGCGCTAATATCATCAAGGTAGATAGGCCAACCAAGGGGCGATCAGCGCCGAATGCTAACCCCTGTGCCACCCCCAGACCCAATCGCACCCCCGTAAAGCTGCCCGGCCCTTGACTAACGGCCACAGCATCCAGTGCCGTTAATGATAATCCGGCCTGCGCCAGTAGTTGCGCCACCATGGGTAACAGCTGTTGTCGCTGCTGCTGGGGGGCCAGGTGATAGCAGCTCTCAATGGCCCCATCAACCCATAAGGCAACAGAACAGGCCTCGGTAGCACTCTCAAGTGCCAATACTCTTGTAGTCATTCAGGATTCCTGGAGAGCGGATCGGTAGCGAGCAAAAAATCAATCGCCTGCTGGAGATCCCGGGTGCGCGGCATGGGCGGTAAACTCCCCAGAAACAGGGTACCATAAGGTCGAGAGACTAAACGATCATCGCACAGGATCAAGATACCCCGATCACTACTAGTGCGGATCAGTCGTCCAACCCCCTGCTTTAAAGCGATCACTGCCTCTGGGATCTGCAGCGCCCTAAAAGGATCTCCGCCCTGGCGTCGACACTCAGCACTGCGCGCTTGTAATAGCGGATCATCCGGCGGTGTAAAAGGCAATTTATCGATGACCAGGCAAGAGAGTGCTGGGCCTGGGATATCAATCCCTTGCCAAAAACTGTTGGTGGCCACTAGGAGTGCATTACCTGCTTGGGTGAACTGCGCTAACAACTGTGATTTGCTGGCTGCTCCTTGAACTAATACCGGGTGATCCAGTAGCGTTTGAAAGGCTGCAGCTAAGTGATGCATCCGCTGGTAAGCGGTGCACAGCACCAAACAGCCTCCAGAGATCTTTTTAAGTAGGGGATGCAATAGCTGCGCCAACTGGTTAGCCCAAGAGGGATGCTGAGAGGAGGGCAGATAGCGTGGAATACAGAGCATGGCCTGTTCAGAATAGTTAAAAGGGCTGGAGAGCAGCAGTGTTTGCGGATCATGCAGGCCCAACTGTTGACAAAAATGCTCCAGCTGCTGATTCACGGCTAAGGTAGCAGAGGTAAAAATCCAGGCGGCACGCTGAGCGATCATCAGTGCTTGGAAAGGGGCGGCCACCGACAACGGTGTCCGCGCAATGGTAAAACTCCAGGGGGTTGCTTGATACCAATAGCCATAACCCGCGACTTCAACCAGCTGCAACTGCTTCAGGGTCGCTTGATAAGCCGTCACCCGCTCCCAAGCATTATCCAACAGCGTGCTTCGCTTCAATACCAACCCTAGCAGTGAATGACAGAGCGCTAAGGCCTCTTGCAATTGAGTGACGGCCTGCTGTATCGTCTCATCCTGTAGGGCTTGCCGCCAATGGGCCCGATGGCGGGTCGTCCCTAAGGTACGCTGCAACTGCTGCACGCTGTGAGAGAGCTGTTCAGCACCCTCTCTTAAACTCATAAACTCATTCAATTCCTGTTGGACGCTCTGGATCACCTCCCGAGCCACCGCTGTTAGCTGCTGGCTACTCAGTGAATCACTACAATAGTGCGCGGCAATCTCCGGCAAGGTGTGTGCCTCATCAATAATCATCACCTCTGCTGGCGCAATCAGGGTGGCATGATGCGCTGTCTGCAGCTGTCTATCAGCAAAAAACAGATGATGGTTCACAATCACAATATCAGCCTCTAGCGCCTGTTGCCGTGCCTTAACCACAAAGCACCCTTGATAATGCGGACACTCACTGCCCAAGCAGTTATCCTCACTGCTGGTCGCTAATGGCCAGGCAGCACTCTCCTCGGAGACCGTTGCACAGTCGCTGATGGCGCCTGAACGCGTCTGACTAGACCAGTACCGTAACTGTACGAGATCGGCTACCACGGCTGGATCGAACTGGGCTGCCTGGCTGATATGCTGCTCTAACCGCTGTTGACACAGATAGTTACGCCGCCCCTTTAATACCACCACCCGGCCGGTAAAATTGAGCGCCTGGGCAATAGCGGGCAGATCCCGCTGGTAGAGTTGATCTTGTAAGGCTTTTGAAGCCGTTGAAATCACCACCTTGCGCCCCGAACGCAGCGCTGGCACCAAATAGGCGTAGGTTTTACCAGTGCCCGTCCCCGCTTCAACCACCAACACCCCTTGTCGCTGGATCGTCTGTACCACAGCCTCGGCCATCTCTGATTGTGATGCGCGAGGTGTAAAGCTGTTCAGTGCTGTAGCCAGCACCCCAGCTTCACCAAAATCCTCTATAATCACCCTACCCCTCAATCAGCTGGAATTTTGTATGTATTGCTGCTATTACACCACCACGATTGGCACACTCTGTTTACTCGCGGATGCGCACAGTGTATGGCAAATCAGTTTAAGCGACCATGAGAACTTAACCATGATGCATCAAGATGGTCGCCAATTACCCCTTCTACAGACGCTATTACAGCGTTTACAGGCCTACTTCAGTGGCAGCGCCGTCTCTTTTAGTGATATTTCTTTAGCCGCGCGAGGGAGCCGGTTTCAGCAAACAGTTTGGCAGCAATTACAGCGCATTCCTTATGGTGTGAGCACTACTTATGGTCAAATAGCGCGTGCAGTGAACCAGCCTAAAGCCAGCCAGGCCGTAGGGGCGGCGATCGGGGCGAATCCTTGGATGATCGTCCTCCCCTGCCACCGGGTGTTAGGGGCCCAAGCGCAGTTAACTGGCTACCACTGGGGACTCAAAATCAAACAGCAACTACTCCAGCTGGAAGGAATCCCCTACCGTCCTGCTGAATAAGTGCCTAGCTATCCTCAAATAACCCTCAATTATTTTCTCACTTCCGGTAAAATGAGATCATGCAATATCGATCAGTCAGTGGCTATTCACTGCTTTCTTTGTTTAAGACACGCTATAAAGGAATATCCAGTGCAAAAATATTATCGTGAAGCACGTGCACTCTTAAAACTGTCACTGCCAGTCTGGATTACGCAATTCACGCAAATCGCCGTTGGGGTTATCGACACGGTGATGGCGGGTACTGTCAGCCCTACTGATATGGCGGCAGTCGCGGTGGCTGGTTCTATCTGGTTACCGGTTATTTTATTTGGTCACGGTCTGTTACAAGCCCTCTCCTCCATCATTGCCCAACTGAAGGGCGCTGGGGCTTATCATGAAATCAAGCACCTGGTATGGCAAGGCTTTTGGTTGGCACTGTTGATTACATTCCCTATTATCGGAATACTCTACTGCAGTGACGGGATGCTTACCTGGGTGATTGCCCATAGACCGCAGATTGATTCAAACCTACCCCAGCTGACGCTACGTTACCTCCATATTATGGTTTGGGGAGTACCCAGCTATCTGTTTTATTTGGTACTGCGCTGTCTGTGTGAAGCGCTCTCGAGGACCGTTCCCGCCATGATCATCGGTCTTATTGGCCTTTTAGTGAATATTCCGGTTAATTATATTTTTATTCATGGCCATTTTGGAGCACCGGCATTGGGGGGGGGTGGTTGTGGTGTTGCGACTGTGGTCGTTTATTGGGTGCTATTTGTATTAATGCTGTGCTATGTGCTTGCTAGTCCAGCATTGCATTTTCTGAAATTATTCACACAATTTGAGTGGCCACAGTTCAAAACTTTAACTGCTTTACTCAAATTGGGACTCCCTATCGGCTTCTCCTACTTTTTTGAAGTGACACTCTTTGCTATGGCCGCGTTACTGATCACCCCTTTTGGGGACCACTGGGTTGCCGGCCATCAGGTTGCCATGACCTTTAGCTCGTTAGTGTTCACCCTGCCATTTTCACTGGGAATTGCCGTTTCGGTGCGTGTCAGCAACCGGTTAGGAGAACAAGCAACCGAACAGGCAAAAACGGCCGCCCATACCGGATTAGCCGTGGGGCTCTTGGTTGCACTGGTGACGACCACTATTACCATCGTCTGGCGCTCCCCTATCGCAGGCTGGATTAATAGCGATAGTATCGTGCAGTCGATGGCGATACAACTGATGTTATTTGCGGCGGCTTATCAATGCCTGGATGCCCTGCAAGTCATTGCTAATGGCGCTTTACGCGGTTATCAAGATACCCTGGCAGTCTTTTTAATCACCCTCATCTCCTATTGGTTATTGGGATTTTCTTGTAGCTATATTTTGGGATTGACTGACTGGATAGTCCCAGCCATGGGGGCCCGCGGAATATGGTATGGCTTTATTGTGGGCCTGACCGGTACAGCCACTTTGCTACTGTTGCGCCTGCGATGGATACAGCGGCTGGAAAAAACGACGCTATTACAGCGGATGACCCGCTAGCTCCCCAAGGGGCAGAAAACCGCCAGAAACCTCATGAACCCGTGGCGTCAATTTTACCAGAAGATCGTCGATGCTAGACTCTTTCAAAGAGTGCTGCCCGTTGGACTATCGCTGTTACTGCTGCTGATTTTAATCTGGGATGCACGCCTACCCTTCGATGGTTATTGCTGGCTAAGCATCATTGGGCTCCTGTTCAGTATCGGTGTTATCACGCAACAACAACGTCAGGCCCAACAGCTGAAACAACGACTTAAAGAACAAGCCCAGGCAGCGCAGCAGCAGCAAAACGCTATCCTTGATTTGGAGTTGACCATGACCCAACGGGAACAAGTACAACAGGAGCTAGCATACAAAGCGAACTTGCTCCAAGCTATTCTGGATGCCTCGCCAGATGCAATGAGTCTCTACGATGAAGATCAGAAAGTGCTTGCCTGCAATCGAGCATTGGAATTACTACTCGGCAGAAGCCAGCAGCAGATCATCGGCTTAACCACACGACAGCTCTATAGCGAAGCCCCGGCACAGAGGGCAGATGAAACCAGTCGACAACTACTTCAATCCAATTGTTCAATAACCTATGAACACTGGCTACCTGAATGGCGGGCTTATTTTGAAGTCCACAAGGTGCCCTTTTACGATCGGATAAAAAAACAGCGAGGGGTATTAACCTTTGGACGAAATATTACGGATCGCAAAAATTTACAACTAGCGCTAGAAAAAGCTAATCGTAGCAAAACTCATTTTATTGCGACCATTAGCCACGAGTTACGCACGCCATTGAGCGGAATTATCGGCCTATGTCGACTGCTGAGGGAGGAGCAGCTCGATCCACCACTGCAGCAACGCTATCTAAAAACCATCTATCTTAATGCCCTCACCTTGAATCATATTTTTGATGATATTGTCAGTTTAGGAAAATTTGAGCAACACCAGATCAAACTAGTTGCTGCGCCGCTATCACTCCGTGATCTGGTCGAGGAGTTAGAAGATTTAGGCCAAGTCCTAGTAGAACCTAAAGGATTGACATTTACACTGCATTTTAGTGAGAAGTTACCAGAATTTATATTACTGGACGGCACCCGATTACGGCAGATTTTGTGGAATTTGCTGAGCAACGCGGTCAAGTTTACTTTAAAAGGCGGGGTAAGATTGCGGTTCTACCCAGAAATCGCCCCGGCTCCTCTGTTATCTTTCGAGGTAACAGATAGCGGTGTTGGGATTTCAGCCAGTGAACAATCCAAAATATTTGACCTGTACTACCAAGTGAAAGAGCCAGCAGCACTGAATCATCCAACCGGGGCTGGTATTGGCCTAGCACTCTCGCAACACCTGGCTGAGCTGATGGAGGGCTCCATCAGGGTTGACAGTCAGCTCGGGCAGGGCAGCTGCTTTACCCTGCGCATCCCCCTACACCCTGTTGCTAAACCAGTAACCACCCCGCTACCCCACCCCTCTGTGCCACTCCATCTACTCCTTGTTGAGGATATGGATTTAACTATAAAAATTTCTAAAATGATTATAGAAAAGCTGGGGCATACGGTGGACGTTGTCACGAGTGGTGCCGAAGCTTTAGCCCGCTTCTCCCCTCAACGGTACCAGTTAATCTTGTTAGATATTCAATTACCTGATATGAGCGGCTTTGAAGTGGTTAAACGATTACGAGCCACCTATCCTCAGGCACTGTTACCCCCGCTAGTGGCGTTGACGGCGCAGGTATTGACGGATAAACAGGCGTATCTGACACAAGGTATGGATGCAGCATTGAATAAACCGCTCTCGATAGAGTCTTTAGCAGCACTCATTGAGCAGCACGGCTATAGCAGCAATAGCACGCTAAAAAGGCCGATTAGCCCAGAACCATTGGAAAAGCCCCCGAAAGTGCTCATCCCGATCTTGGATGAGGAGAGCCTAAATAATTATTTGGGGTTATTAGGCCCTGCAGGATTAACAAACAATATTGCACTCTTTAAGAAAATATTGCCAACTTACCTCAGTGAGCTGCAACAGCAGCTCGGTGCACACCAGGAGAAGGAGCTCTGCGCCGTAGCACATAACATTCAAAACGCCTGTAGTACTCTAGGTTTAAAACGGTTACAACAACTAGCCCAGCAAATTCAACAAGCCAACTTACCGCAAGCTTGGCCTCAGGTGAAGCAGTGGGTCGATGACTTACAGCACCAGTGGCCCCAAGAGGTAGAATACTTAAATCAGTGGCTAGCCTCCACCCGCTCTGATGACTCAGTAGACCAAACCGTGTAGTGGATCAACATTATTGGTATAGTAACCTGCTCAGCGGATTACACCATGACTACCAGTTTAATAAAAAACCCACAGAAACATCATGAAAAAGTTTCATAAATTTTACCAGAAAATCTGCGGCACTAAGGGCGAGCGGGGAGGGCTTTTGCAAAGCCTATTGCCCATCGGGCTATCGCTATTACTACTGCTGGTTTTAATCTGGGATGAATTCCTACCCTTCAATTATTGCCGCTGGCTAAGAATCATCATCATTCTCCTGTGCATTATTGGCGTTACCACGCGACAACAACGCCAAACCCAATGGCTACAACAACAGCTGACACTGCAAGCCCAAACAGAGCAGCTGCATCAAAAAATTATTTTTGATCTAGAGCTAACCGTCACCCAACAGAAACAATTATACAATGAGTTGGAAAATAAGATGATCTTATTTAAGGAGGTTCTAGATGTTTCACCAGATTCAATCTGCATCTATGATGAAAATCAGAGAGTGATTACTTGCAATCAAGCCTTTGGGGCACTCTTCAGGAAAAGTAAAGAGCAGCTCATTGGCTTAACCCCATGCCAGTTCTTTGATAGCGAAGCTACTGCACAGCGGTCTGTTGAAATAACTCAACAGGCATCTCAATCTAATTGTTCAATGAACTATGAATTCTGGCATCCAGAATGGCAGGCCTATTTTGAAGTCCGAAAAATTCCCTTTTATAATCCGGTAAAAAAACAACGATGGGTATTAACCTACGCAAGAAATATTACAAATCGAAAAATATTACAAGTGGCACTAGAAAAAGCGAATCATAGCAAAACTCATTTTATTGCGACCATTAGCCACGAGCTGCGCACGCCATTGAGCGGGATTATCGGCTTATGTCGACTGCTGCCGGAGGAGCAGCTCGATCCACCACTGCAGCAGCGTTATCTAAAAACCATCTATCTTAGCACCGTCACATTGAGTCATATTTTTAATGATATTGTCAGCTTAGGAAAATTTGAGCAACACCAGATCAAACTAGTTGCTGCGCCGCTATTACTCCCTGATCTGGTCGAGGAGTTAGAAGATTTAGGCCAAGTCCTAGTAGAACCTAAAGGATTGACATTTACACTGCATTTGAGTGAGAAGTTACCAGAATTTATATTACTGGACGGCACCCGATTACGGCAGATTTTGTGGAATTTGCTGAGCAACGCGGTCAAGTTTACTTTAAAAGGCGGGGTAAGATTGCGGATCTACCCAGAAGTCGCCCCGGCTCCTCTGTTAGCTTTCGAGGTAACAGATAGCGGTGTTGGGATTGTAGCCAGTGAACAATCCAAAATATTTGACCTGTACTACCAAGTGAAAGAGCCAGTAGCACCGAACAATCCAACAGGGGCTGGTATTGGCCTAGCACTCTCGCAACACCTGGCTGAGCTGATGGAGGGCTCCATCAGGGTTGACAGTCAGCTCGGGCAAGGCAGCTGCTTTACCCTACGCATCCCCCTACACCCCGCCGCTGCACCAGTGCCAACCCCACTACCACATCCCTCCGTGCCACTCCATCTACTCCTCATTGAGGATATGGATTTAACTATAAAAATTTCTAAAATGATTATAGAAAAGCTGGGGCATACGGTGGACGTTGTCACGAGTGGTGCCGAAGCTTTAGCCCGCTTCTCCCCTCAACGGTACCAGTTAATCTTGTTAGATATTCAATTACCTGATATGAGCGGCTTTGAAGTGGTTAAACGATTACGAGCCACCTATCCTCAGGCACTGTTACCCCCGCTAGTGGCGTTGACGGCGCAGGTATTGACGGATAAACAGGCGTATCTGACACAAGGTATGGATGCAGCATTGAATAAACCGCTCTCGATAGAGTCTTTA
This genomic stretch from unidentified bacterial endosymbiont harbors:
- the minE gene encoding cell division topological specificity factor MinE; translated protein: MALLDFFLARKKNSASVAKERLQIIVAQQRRAGQEPPYLPQLKRDLLQVICRYVNIDPDQLTLQLEQKSKDISVLELNITLPDEPKVSE
- a CDS encoding ATP-binding protein produces the protein MNPWRQFYQKIVDARLFQRVLPVGLSLLLLLILIWDARLPFDGYCWLSIIGLLFSIGVITQQQRQAQQLKQRLKEQAQAAQQQQNAILDLELTMTQREQVQQELAYKANLLQAILDASPDAMSLYDEDQKVLACNRALELLLGRSQQQIIGLTTRQLYSEAPAQRADETSRQLLQSNCSITYEHWLPEWRAYFEVHKVPFYDRIKKQRGVLTFGRNITDRKNLQLALEKANRSKTHFIATISHELRTPLSGIIGLCRLLREEQLDPPLQQRYLKTIYLNALTLNHIFDDIVSLGKFEQHQIKLVAAPLSLRDLVEELEDLGQVLVEPKGLTFTLHFSEKLPEFILLDGTRLRQILWNLLSNAVKFTLKGGVRLRFYPEIAPAPLLSFEVTDSGVGISASEQSKIFDLYYQVKEPAALNHPTGAGIGLALSQHLAELMEGSIRVDSQLGQGSCFTLRIPLHPVAKPVTTPLPHPSVPLHLLLVEDMDLTIKISKMIIEKLGHTVDVVTSGAEALARFSPQRYQLILLDIQLPDMSGFEVVKRLRATYPQALLPPLVALTAQVLTDKQAYLTQGMDAALNKPLSIESLAALIEQHGYSSNSTLKRPISPEPLEKPPKVLIPILDEESLNNYLGLLGPAGLTNNIALFKKILPTYLSELQQQLGAHQEKELCAVAHNIQNACSTLGLKRLQQLAQQIQQANLPQAWPQVKQWVDDLQHQWPQEVEYLNQWLASTRSDDSVDQTV
- a CDS encoding MATE family efflux transporter; this encodes MQKYYREARALLKLSLPVWITQFTQIAVGVIDTVMAGTVSPTDMAAVAVAGSIWLPVILFGHGLLQALSSIIAQLKGAGAYHEIKHLVWQGFWLALLITFPIIGILYCSDGMLTWVIAHRPQIDSNLPQLTLRYLHIMVWGVPSYLFYLVLRCLCEALSRTVPAMIIGLIGLLVNIPVNYIFIHGHFGAPALGGGGCGVATVVVYWVLFVLMLCYVLASPALHFLKLFTQFEWPQFKTLTALLKLGLPIGFSYFFEVTLFAMAALLITPFGDHWVAGHQVAMTFSSLVFTLPFSLGIAVSVRVSNRLGEQATEQAKTAAHTGLAVGLLVALVTTTITIVWRSPIAGWINSDSIVQSMAIQLMLFAAAYQCLDALQVIANGALRGYQDTLAVFLITLISYWLLGFSCSYILGLTDWIVPAMGARGIWYGFIVGLTGTATLLLLRLRWIQRLEKTTLLQRMTR
- a CDS encoding ATP-binding protein gives rise to the protein MQSLLPIGLSLLLLLVLIWDEFLPFNYCRWLRIIIILLCIIGVTTRQQRQTQWLQQQLTLQAQTEQLHQKIIFDLELTVTQQKQLYNELENKMILFKEVLDVSPDSICIYDENQRVITCNQAFGALFRKSKEQLIGLTPCQFFDSEATAQRSVEITQQASQSNCSMNYEFWHPEWQAYFEVRKIPFYNPVKKQRWVLTYARNITNRKILQVALEKANHSKTHFIATISHELRTPLSGIIGLCRLLPEEQLDPPLQQRYLKTIYLSTVTLSHIFNDIVSLGKFEQHQIKLVAAPLLLPDLVEELEDLGQVLVEPKGLTFTLHLSEKLPEFILLDGTRLRQILWNLLSNAVKFTLKGGVRLRIYPEVAPAPLLAFEVTDSGVGIVASEQSKIFDLYYQVKEPVAPNNPTGAGIGLALSQHLAELMEGSIRVDSQLGQGSCFTLRIPLHPAAAPVPTPLPHPSVPLHLLLIEDMDLTIKISKMIIEKLGHTVDVVTSGAEALARFSPQRYQLILLDIQLPDMSGFEVVKRLRATYPQALLPPLVALTAQVLTDKQAYLTQGMDAALNKPLSIESLAALIEQHGYSSNSTLKSPISPEPLEKPPKALIPILDENSLNNYLGLLGTTGLTDNIALFKKILPTYLSELQQQLGAHQEKELCAVAHNIQNACSTLGLKRLQQLAQQIQQANLPQAWPQVKQWVDDLQHQWPQEVEYLNQWLASTRSDDSVDQTV
- the rnd gene encoding ribonuclease D — its product is MQYEIIRNDQQLARCCHNARQAPRIALDSEFVRNRTFYPQLGLIQLYDGVQISLIDPLGIQAWQPLRDLFQDPQVDKVLHASGEDIETFQHYLGVVPHPLWDTQILAAFGGGPLSSSYSSLVASHLQVSLDKQQQRTDWLARPLQQQQLHYAAADVYYLLPVAEQLLEQLTQGPWLVAAQEECQWLVQQRTLAIDPQQLYQQMIPSQGLAPRSLACLKKLAAWRFSEAVARNRALNFVVQAHDLWQIAQALPNSLQALRQLALPQPVLHRYAQTLLTLVAETEQLPVASLPTPPPCLILQGHYKAAVTAIKQLINTVAAQHQLTPALLASKRHIDQLLIWHWYVEQRDQRGYPLLLQGWRAALLGPSLMALLAAY
- the tsaB gene encoding tRNA (adenosine(37)-N6)-threonylcarbamoyltransferase complex dimerization subunit type 1 TsaB, with the protein product MTTRVLALESATEACSVALWVDGAIESCYHLAPQQQRQQLLPMVAQLLAQAGLSLTALDAVAVSQGPGSFTGVRLGLGVAQGLAFGADRPLVGLSTLMILAQGAYRLSRSEQVVAAIDARLKQIYWGSYQRQGEGWQAVTAEALSTPLTPLDFLAEYPGAWSRVGTGWSVINAQQGSEPLAAPALLYPHAQDLLPLAVAAWQRGEAVAAMQVRPCYLRDQVALTKQDRAVTGSLQGYSPRQ
- a CDS encoding ATP-dependent DNA helicase, which translates into the protein MIEDFGEAGVLATALNSFTPRASQSEMAEAVVQTIQRQGVLVVEAGTGTGKTYAYLVPALRSGRKVVISTASKALQDQLYQRDLPAIAQALNFTGRVVVLKGRRNYLCQQRLEQHISQAAQFDPAVVADLVQLRYWSSQTRSGAISDCATVSEESAAWPLATSSEDNCLGSECPHYQGCFVVKARQQALEADIVIVNHHLFFADRQLQTAHHATLIAPAEVMIIDEAHTLPEIAAHYCSDSLSSQQLTAVAREVIQSVQQELNEFMSLREGAEQLSHSVQQLQRTLGTTRHRAHWRQALQDETIQQAVTQLQEALALCHSLLGLVLKRSTLLDNAWERVTAYQATLKQLQLVEVAGYGYWYQATPWSFTIARTPLSVAAPFQALMIAQRAAWIFTSATLAVNQQLEHFCQQLGLHDPQTLLLSSPFNYSEQAMLCIPRYLPSSQHPSWANQLAQLLHPLLKKISGGCLVLCTAYQRMHHLAAAFQTLLDHPVLVQGAASKSQLLAQFTQAGNALLVATNSFWQGIDIPGPALSCLVIDKLPFTPPDDPLLQARSAECRRQGGDPFRALQIPEAVIALKQGVGRLIRTSSDRGILILCDDRLVSRPYGTLFLGSLPPMPRTRDLQQAIDFLLATDPLSRNPE
- a CDS encoding methylated-DNA--[protein]-cysteine S-methyltransferase; translated protein: MYCCYYTTTIGTLCLLADAHSVWQISLSDHENLTMMHQDGRQLPLLQTLLQRLQAYFSGSAVSFSDISLAARGSRFQQTVWQQLQRIPYGVSTTYGQIARAVNQPKASQAVGAAIGANPWMIVLPCHRVLGAQAQLTGYHWGLKIKQQLLQLEGIPYRPAE
- the minD gene encoding septum site-determining protein MinD; its protein translation is MARIIVITSGKGGVGKTTSSAAIAIGLAQKGKKTVVIDFDIGLRNLDLIMGCERRVIYDFVNVIQGEATLNQALIKDKRIANLFVLPASQTRDKNALTPEGVQRVLNDLIARDFECILCDSPAGIENGALMALYFSDEAIIVTNPEVSSVRDSDRILGLLASKSQRAEQGKAPIQEHLLITRYHPDRVHRGEMLSIEDVEEILRIPLLGVIPESQAVLQASNQGEPVILNQQSDAGQAYRDAVDRLLGESLPLRFIGHGKKSLLQRLFGG